GGTCGTCCATTTTTTCCCAGGAGTGAAAAACGATAGCTCTTTTCAATGCATTATTATTGGTTTCTTCTAAGCCATGCATCAAATACTTTACTTTAATTCCCCATTCACTTACACCTCTTTCGCCAATTTTATATTTTCCAAGAGACGAAAGATGACTTCCGTCTTCATTACTGAAACCCGGATTGTCTTTTGATTGTGCCCAACTCCAGATGTAGTTTCCGCAGCCATGACCTACAAGATATTTTTTTGTGATTTTCTTTTCCTTAAAATCGTAAATGAAAAAGCGATTTACGCCTGAATGTAAACTCATATCAATCAAAATGCAAAAATCAGTATTGAATTTTTTCTGTTTACA
Above is a genomic segment from Chryseobacterium geocarposphaerae containing:
- a CDS encoding murein L,D-transpeptidase catalytic domain-containing protein; protein product: MIQLSPSKIIKTFFLTLTFLCLSCSDGKNTFRVFTSSKEEKPTVNIEKTRKKAEEALSFCKQKKFNTDFCILIDMSLHSGVNRFFIYDFKEKKITKKYLVGHGCGNYIWSWAQSKDNPGFSNEDGSHLSSLGKYKIGERGVSEWGIKVKYLMHGLEETNNNALKRAIVFHSWEKMDDHEIYPQGSPEGWGCPTVSNNALREIDPILKATSKPVLMWIYN